The region TCAGTAGAAAATGTAATTAATGGACTCAGCAATTCATTAAAGTTTAATCTAGAAGTTGAAGAAAAAGTCATAAGATTAATGAATAGAATCGGCATACCATATCAGGATGTTATGTGTATAAATGATGATAAAAATAGAAATATAATAAAGCTTACTATGACTGCATGCGGCGGCAGGCAGTTATGTGTAAAGCAAATATTACCTGTTATTAATGAAGCGGCAGAAAAGCTTATGTGTGTTGGAGATGATGGATGCAGTATATCTCCAGAGAATAATTTATGCACTGTTACATTCGAGGAGACACCTAAATACTATGTAGCTTCATATATTATGAGAAAGTGTAAAGAAGGAGAAGAAGTAAGCGGGGATAGCTATAGTTTTGGAAAAAGTAAAGATGGTAACTATAATATAATGATAAGTGATGGTATGGGGCATGGGGCACAGGCAGAGAAGGAAAGTAAAGCTGTGATAGAGCTTATAGAAAAGTTTAATGATTCAAATATTGACAAGATTATGGCTATAAATACGGTTAATTCAATAATGACACTTAAATTTGAAGAAGATGAGAAATATTCTACAGTGGATTTATGTAGTGTGGATTTATACTCTGGGGATGCAGAATTTATAAAAGTTGGAGGAGTAACTAGTTTTATAAAAAAGAAAAATAAAGTTGAAATAGTAAATGCTAAAACACTTCCTATAGGAGTTCTTGATAAAGCAGATATTGAAGTTACCCATAAGAAAGTTGAGAATGGAGATATAATAGTAATGATAAGTGATGGCATAGTAAATTACGATAATGAAAATGCAGGAAAAATAAATTGGGTAGTTAATTTTCTTAAAAAAAATAATAACAATAAGCCTAAGGAATTAGGAGAACTTATGATGAAAAAGGCTATAGATTTATGTGGTGGTAAGGCAAAAGATGATATGACTATAATAATTTCAAAAGTATATAGTTTATATTAATTTTCAATTTGAGGTAAAGATACCACAAAAATATGATATAATGATATGGCATAAATATATTATAGGAGTGTTTTTGTTGATAAAGGAAGTTATCAATACTATAAAAAAAAATTCAATGATTCAAAAAAAAGATAGAATAGTGGTTGCAGTTTCAGGAGGACCAGATTCTATGTGCCTTTTGCACCTATTATATAGATTAAGAGAAAAATTTGATATATCTATTTGTGCAGCACATGTAAATCATTGTCTTAGAGGAAAAGCTGCTGATGAAGATGAAGAATTTGTGAGAAAATTTTGTGAAAAATCGGGCATACAATTTTACGTTAAAAGAGTAGATGTAAATAAGATTGCTCACGAAAAGAAGATATCATCAGAATTAGCAGGTAGGGAAGCACGGTATAATTTTTTTGAAGAAGTGCGCAAAAAGTTTAAGGCTAATAAAATAGCTATTGCACACAATGCTAACGATCAAGCAGAGACAATACTCATGAGAATAATAAGGGGAACAGGCACGGAGGGCATTAAAGGAATAAGACCTGTTAGAGATGGTTATTATATAAGACCTCTTATTGAAACCAAAAGATCATTAATAGAAAAGTATTGCAAAGATGAGAGACTTATGCCTAGAATAGATTGTACAAATCTTCAAAGAGACTACAGCAGAAATAAGATTCGCTTAGATTTAATACCATACATTGTTAAAAATTTTAATGAAGATGTGGTAGGTTCATTGGATAGGTTGGGTGAACTTGTTACTATCGATGATAATTATTTAGAAAAGGTTGCAGAATCAAAATATAAGTTGTATTGTAATGAATGTGAAAAAAAGGTTATAATAACAAAAGAGGCATTTTTAAATGATATGGCAATATTATCTAGAATAATTAGAATGGCTGTACTTCATTTGGCTAAAAGTACATATAATCTTGAAAAAAAGCACATTGATAGCATTGTGGAGTGCCAGAAAAATGAAACGGGAAAGAAAATAGATCTTCCTTTAAACATTAGAGCTTATAATGATTATGGTAATATATGTCTAAAACTAAAATGTGATGAAACGCATAAGAATCAAAATGAATATGAACTTAATATAGGTCACGAAAATTTTATACCTCAAGAAAACCTTAGTATTATGATTAAATTAATTCATGACACAAAAGATATAAATTTAAAGGAAAATAAATATATAAAATACTTTGATGCTGATAAAGCGGGAGATAATATAATCGTTAGATATAGAGCTAATGGTGATAAATTTATGCCCCTTGGTATGAAGAACAATAAAAAACTAAAAGATATATTTATAGATTTAAAAATACCTAGAGAAGAAAGAAAAAAAATTCCTCTTATATGTTTTGGTGGTGAAATAGCTTGGATAACAGGGTTTAAAATAAGTGAAAAATTTAAGATAAATAAAAACACTAAAAAAATATTAGAAATAAAAATTGAAAGAGAGGAATAATAATGAGAGAAGACATTAAGGAAGTACTACTGGATGAAGAAAAAATAAATGAGAAAGTAAAGGAACTTGGCAAGAAGATAAGTGAAGATTACAAAGGTAAGGATCTTTTACTTGTCGGTATTTTAAAGGGTTCTGTTGTTTTTATGGGGAACCTTTTAAAATATATTGACATTCCTTGTTCTATAGATTTCATGTCAGTTTCAAGTTATGGAAATAATACATCCACATCTGGAGTTGTTAAAGTACGTAAGGACTTAGATAGTGACGTAAAAGGAAAAGACATTTTAATAGTTGAAGACATAATTGATTCGGGTGTAACGCTTAAATATTTAATGGGACATATTAAAGAGAGAGAACCGAATAGTGTGGAAATTATTACGATGCTTAATAAACCAGAAAGAAGAAAAGTGGAGATGGATGTAAAATATACAGGATTTATAGTACCTGACTATTTTTTGGTTGGTTATGGACTTGACTACGCAGAAAAATATAGAAATCTTCCTTATGTGGGAATATTAAAGGATGAAATATACGAATAATTAGTATAATATTAGTTGTAATCAATTTTTTGTTGTGATACAATCTTTAAATAACACAATTATATACATAGAGAGGGGGGCCTAGAGTGAAAAAATTTTCTAGTGCTACGGTCTGGATTGTAGTGTTTGTAGTGGTCGTTTTTACCATTTTAATGTTAGTTCAAGGTGGTAAAGCTACTAATACCATAGGTTTTGATCAATTTCAAAAACAGTATATTGAGAATAATGTAAAAAGTTTTGAAATGAAAGACGATAAAATGACAGTTGATGGTAAATATAAAGATGGTTCATCTTTTGAAACTATCGTGCCTTTAGAAAGACTTAATCAATTTTTAGCCGATCATCCTAATAATGGTGAGATTGGTGAGTCATATGCAGCACCAGCCAATATACCTGCATGGGTAAGTTGGATGCCCACTATAATAATGATTTTAGCCATGGTTGTAATACTTGTGATGTTTATGCAGCAGACACAAGGTGGCGCCGGTGGTAAAGGTGTAATGGGCTTTGGAAAAAGTAGAGCAAAAATGTCTTCTCCTGATGATTTGAAACAGAAAGTTACATTTGCTGATGTTGCTGGAGCAGATGAAGAAAAGGGAGAACTTGAAGAAATAGTTGATTTCCTTAAGCAACCAAAAAAATATATTGAAATGGGAGCAAGAATACCAAAAGGCGTTCTTCTTGTTGGTCCTCCTGGAACTGGTAAGACCCTTTTAGCAAAAGCAGTTTCAGGTGAGGCAGGAGTGCCATTTTTCAGCATATCAGGTTCTGATTTCGTTGAGATGTTTGTAGGTGTAGGAGCTTCTAGAGTAAGAGACTTATTTGAGCAGGCTAAAAAGAATTCTCCGTGTATAATATTTATAGATGAAATAGATGCGGTTGGAAGACAAAGAGGTGCAGGCCTTGGTGGAGGTCATGATGAAAGAGAGCAAACTCTTAATCAGCTTCTTGTTGAAATGGATGGCTTTGGTGTAAATGAAGGTATAATAATACTTGCAGCTACCAATAGACCTGACATATTAGACCATGCATTATTAAGACCAGGAAGATTTGACAGACAGATTTTAGTTGGAGCGCCTGATGTTAAGGGTAGAGAAGAAATACTTAAAGTCCATTCTAAAAATAAGCGCTTAGATGATTCTATAAAACTTGATGTACTTGCTAAAAGAACACCTGGTTTTACAGGAGCAGATCTTGAAAACTTGATGAATGAAGCTGCTCTTTTGGCAGTAAGAAATAAAAAACCTTTAATAGGAATGGAAGAACTCGAGGAAGCAACTACTAGAGTTATTGCAGGACCTGAAAAGAAGAGTAGAGTAATAAGTGAAGAGGATAGAAAAATCACTGCATACCATGAGGCAGGTCATGCTGTATTAATGGAACTTTTGCCTAATTCAGATCCAGTTCATCAAATAAGTATAGTTCCTAGAGGTATGGCAGGTGGATATACAATGCATCTTCCTGAAAAGGATAGTTCGTATATGTCCAAAAATAAGCTTAAAGATGAAATGGTTGGTCTTCTTGGTGGAAGAATAGCTGAAAAATTGGTTATTGGCGATATAAGTACTGGTGCTAAAAATGATATAGATAGAGCTACTAGTATAGCTAGAAAAATGGTTATGGAATATGGAATGAGTGAAGAGCTTGGAACCATAACTTTTGGAAAAGATCAAGATGAAGTATTTCTTGGCAGAGATCTTGGTACTAACAGAAACTTCAGTGAGGAAATCGCAGCTAAGATTGATAACGAAGTTAAGAGATTAATTGATGAGGCTTATGATAGAGCTGAGACACTGTTAAAAGGAAATATGCCTAAACTTGATGCTGTAGCTCAAGCTTTACTTGAAAAAGAAAAACTTGAAGCTGATGAATTTAAGGAAATATTTGAGAACAGTTAAGTATAAGGTTCAATACAAATAAAGTGATAAGTATCAAACTGAAATTTAGTTTTTAATAAAACTATTTACAGTTTGGTTCTTATCACTTTTGTTTTAAATAAGTTATAATATATAAATATTGCGAACTAAGTTGGGGGTTTTAGCGGAAAAATACACCGCTAAAAAGTTTGGGGTCAGCTGGCGCTGAGGTGTGGGGTGCTTGACATCGCTTCGCCCGTCAGCAGGTACGGGGTTTCACCTTCGGCAAAAGGTTATGGATACCTTTCCTCCGTTTCACTATGGAAAGCTTTTAATTTGAATTTTAGATTTTCGGGAGCGTTAGCGTAAGAAAATCATCCATAACCTTTGCCACAGGCAAACCCCTCACCTATTAACGAGCGCAAGCAAAGTTAATACCCCGTACTTCGGCTGTGCCGATTACAACTTTTTTCGTCTCGTTAGATGACGAAAAACCCCAAACTTGCTTGGCAATTTTTTATATTACGAATTTAAGCAAATTTTCATTAAAATTCTTTTAGAATATAAATTTATGATATAATAATAAAGGTTAAGCAAAATTGTTTATTATTTATCATTACATATAAAAAGGGGTGCAGTAAACATATGAAAACTGATATTGAAATAGCTCAAGAAGCTGAAATGAAACCTATCTCTAAAATTGCGGAGAAAATTGGTTTGGGGGAAGATGATATTGATTTATATGGTAAATATAAATGTAAAATATCATTGGATGTATTAAAGAAAAATGCAAGTAAAAAAGATGGAAAATTGATACTAGTTACAGCAATAAATCCTACACCAGCAGGAGAAGGAAAATCAACAGTTACAGTAGGACTTGGAGAGGCTTTATGCCAAATGAAAAAAAATGCTGTAATTGCACTTAGAGAACCTTCACTTGGACCAGTTTTTGGTATTAAAGGAGGAGCAGCTGGAGGAGGATATGCTCAAGTAGTTCCTATGGAAGACATAAATCTTCATTTTACAGGAGACATGCATGCAATTACATCTGCTAACAATTTGCTTTGTGCCGCTATAGATAATCATATTCATCAGGGGAATAAGCTTAGAATAGATCAAAGAAGAATAGTATTTAAGAGAGTTATGGATATGAATGATAGAGCTCTTAGAAGTATAGTTGTTGGTCTTGGCGGAAAAGTTAATGGCTTTCCAAGGGAAGATGGATTTATGATAACTGTTGCTTCTGAAATAATGGCTATACTTTGTTTAGCAACTAATCTCATGGATTTAAAAGAAAGAATGGGAAAAATATTAGTAGCTTATGATCTTGATGGCAATCCAGTATATGCTAAAGACTTAAATGTTCAAGGTGCTATGGCATTATTAATGAAGGATGCAATAAAACCAAATCTTGTTCAAACTCTTGAGAATACTCCAGCAATAATTCACGGTGGACCATTTGCAAACATAGCCCATGGATGTAACAGTATTTTGGCTACTAAAATGGCATTAAAACTTGGAGACTATGTTGTTACAGAGGCAGGTTTCGGTGCAGACTTAGGAGCTGAAAAATTCCTTGACATAAAATGTAGATATGGAAAATTAAGCCCGGATTGTGTAATATTAGTTGCAACAATAAGGGCACTTAAACATCACGGTGGTGCTGCAAAAGAAGATTTAAATAAACCAAGTGTAGAAGTTCTTAAAAAGGGTCTTTCAAATCTTGGGAAACAAATAGAAAATCTTAAAAAATATGGAGTACCAGTAGTTGTAGCTATAAATAAGTTTATAACAGATAGTGATGAAGAAGTAAAATGCATTGAAAATTACTGTGCAGAAAAAGGAGTAAAAGTAGCTCTTACAGAAGTTTGGGAAAAGGGCGGAAAAGGTGGAATTGATCTTGCTAATAAAGTTCTTGATACCTTAAATACTGAAAAGAGTAACTTCAAATATTTGTATGATGAAAAATTAAGCATAAAAGAAAAAATGAATGTTATATCTAAAGAGATATATGGTGCTGATGGAGTTGAATATTCAACTCAAGCAAATAAACAAATAAAAGAACTTGAGAAATTCAATCTTGATAAACTTCCAATATGCGTCGCAAAGACACAGTATTCACTATCAGATAATCCGGCTCTTTTAGGAGCACCAAAGAATTTTAATATAAATGTTAAAGAAGTAAGAGTATCAAATGGAGCAGGATTTGTCGTAGTTCAAACTGGAAACATTATGACTATGCCAGGACTCCCTAAAGCTCCAGCTGCAAATAAAATGGATATATTTGATGATGGTTCTATAGTAGGATTATTCTAAATTTACTTGACCGAAAATTTATTAATTGATAAAATAGGCTTATTGCTATATATTAAAATCTTTAATTATAAATGTTTTGGTTTAAATGATTTTGTGAGGAATGCATCTAAATTTTAAATTGTAGATGGTTTTGATACCTTCTACAATTTTTTCAGTAAAAGAGGCTGTTACTTATCAATATTTTTAAGGAGTGTAGTAAAAGTGATTTTAGTTTTAGATGTTGGAAATACTAATATAGTATTAGGAATTTATGATGATAAAAATCTTATAGCTGAATGGAGACTGTCTACGGATGTCTTGAGATCTGCAGATGAGTATGGAATTCAAGTTATGAGTTTATTCAATCATGATAAACTTGATCCCCAAATGGTAGAAGGAGTAATTATTTCATCAGTTGTTCCTAATGCCATGTATTCTCTAGAGCATATGATAAGAAAATATTTTAAGATAAGTCCAGTAATTGTAGGACCTGGAATTAAAACTGGAATTAATATAAAATATGATAATCCAAGAGAAGTTGGAGCAGATAGAATAGTAAATGCAGTGGCAGCACATGAAATTTACAAGAGATCTCTTATTATAATAGATTTTGGTACAGCAACTACTTTTTGTGCAGTTAGGGAAAATGGAGATTATTTAGGAGGGGCTATATGTCCTGGAATAAAGGTATCTTCAGAAGCTCTTTTTGAAAAAGCAGCAAAGCTTCCTAGAGTCGAACTTATAAAGACTAAGCATTTAATCTGCAAAAATACTATATCAAGTATGCAGGCAGGCATTGTTTATGGATACATAGGTCAAGTAAAATATATTGTTGAGAAGATGAAATCAGAATTAGAAAGTATGGGAGAAAAAGAACCTCTTGTAATTGCAACTGGTGGACTTGCAAAACTTATAAGTGATGAGACAGAAAATGTAAATATCGTAAATCCGTTCTTAACATTGGAGGGACTTAGGATAATATACGAAAAGAACAGGGTTAAGGTGATCTAATGAAAATATGCGATTTTACGCTTAATGGGAATGTATTCTTGGCACCTATGGCAGGGGTTACAGATGTGGTATACAGAAAGATATGCAGAAACATGGGAGCAGATCTCGCTTATACAGAAATGGTAAGTGCGAAGGCTCTTTATTATGGCAGTGAAAATACCGAGGAACTTATGACCATATCGGATGAAGAAAAATATGCAGCTGTACAAATGTTTGGTAGTGAGCCTGACATAATGGCTAAGGCATGTGACATTTTTAATAAGGACGATAAAATTTGCATAATAGATATAAATATGGGATGTCCTGCACCTAAAATAGTTAAAAACGGTGATGGATCAGCTCTTATGAAAAGTCCTAAATTAGCGTACGATATAGTAAAAGCAGTTAAAAGCGCAACTTTTAAACCTGTAACTGTAAAATTTAGAAAAGGCTTTGATAAAGATAACATTAATGCGGTTGAATTTGCTAAAGTATTAGAGGAAGCAGGTGCTGATATAATAACTATTCATGGCAGAACAAGAGAGCAAATGTACGAAGGCAAGGCAGATTGGGATATAATAAAAGATGTAAAGAAAGCTGTAAATATACCTGTAGTTGGAAACGGAGATATATTTTCAGGCGAAGATGCAGTAAAGATGCTTAATTATACTAATTGTGATGGTGTAATGGTAGCCAGAGGAGCTATGGGAAATCCGTGGATATTTAGGGAAATCAAAGATGCTATAAATTCAAGGAAAATTGTAAAACCTACCCCTGAAGAAAAAATTAATATGTGTATATTTCAGTATAAAGAGGAAATAAAATATCATGGTGAAAAAAAAGCAGTACGTGAAATGAGGAAGAACATAGCATGGTATATAAAAGGCTTGAAAGACTGTACTGAAGTGAAATGTCTCGTAAATACTGAAAATAGCGGTGACAAGGTTATAAATATACTTGAAGAATATAAAAGAAATTTTGTATAAAATATGGTAATTAAAATTGCATAAGAGAATAAATATATATAAAACAATATATATTGACAACATAAAGATGCTGTTTTATAATTACTTCAATATATTATAATAATCGTCTTAGGGTGCAATTAATTTTTTTAAAAGGGGAGAATTTTAATGGATCAAGGGAAGAAGTATGTTATTACCTATGAAGGGGTAAGAAAATTAGAGGAAGAATTAGAATATTTAAAGACTACTAAAAGAAAGGAAATACGTGAAAAAATTAAGCTAGCGCTTTCTTTTGGTGATTTAAGTGAGAACTCTGAGTATGATGAAGCTAAGAATGATCAAGCATTCGTCGAGGGAAGAATAGTTCAAATAGAAAATATGCTTAAAAATGCCAACGTTATTGATGAGAGCGATCTTAAAAGTGGCATTGTAGGTGTTGGTTCAAAGGTTACGGTTAAAGATTATCAGTTTGATGAGGAAATTGAATTCTCAATAGTAGGATCTGCAGAGGCTGATCCTGTAGAAAATAAAATATCGAATGAATCACCAGTTGGCAGTACTCTTATTGGTAAAAAAGTAGGAGATGAAATAGAGGTAAATGTGCCTGATGGTGTTGATAAATATAAAATATTAGCTATTAAGTAGAGGTGGGATAACATAATGTCAAATGATGAAAAGCAATTGACAAAAGCAGAAATAAAGGCAAGAAAGCTTGAAGCAAAAGCTGCAGCTGCAATGAATGATCTTTTAAAGGAAAGAAGACAAAAACTTTCAGACCTTCAAGCAAAGGGGGAAGATCCTTTTGATGTATACAAGGTTGAAAGAACTCATACATCTAAACAAATTGATGAGAATTATGATGAACTTGAAGGGAAAGATGTAACTATAGCTGGAAGGCTTATGTCAAAAAGAGTTCATGGAAAAGCAGGATTTTCTGATGTATTTGATAGATATGGGAAAATACAATTATATCTTAAAATAGACGATGTAGGTGAAGTAAGATTAAAAGAGTTTAAAACTTTCGATATAGGTGATTTTGTCGTAGTAACAGGAAGAGTATTTAAGACTAAAACAGGAGAAATTACTATCCATGTAAAAGATTTTAAGCTTATTTCAAAATCTTTAAAACCTCTTCCAGAAAAGTTTCATGGACTTAAAGATCCTGATTTAAAGTATAGAGAGAGATATGTAGATTTAATAATAAACCAGGATGTAAGAGAAACATTTATGAAAAGAACAGCAATTATAAAGGCCGTAAGGGAGTTCCTTGATAACAAAGACTACTTAGAAGTTGAAACTCCAGTACTTGCAACTATAGCTAGTGGAGCATCAGCTAGACCATTTACGACTCATCATAATGCTCTTGATTTAGATATGTATCTTAGAATTGCAACTGAACTATATCTAAAAAGATTAATAGTAGGTGGCTTTGAAAAGGTATATGAAATAGGTAAGGATTTTAGAAATGAAGGAATAGATGTAAGACATAATCCTGAATTTACTATGATTGAATTATATGAAGCATATGCTGATTATAATGACATGATGGAAATTGTTGAAAACATGGTTGCTTATGCATGTAAGAAAGTAAATGGAACTACAAAGATAACTTATGAAGGAACAGAATTAGATTTAACACCACCATGGAGAAGAGTAACTATGGTAGATATAGTTAAAGAACATTCAGGTGTAGATTTTAATGATGTAAAGACTGATGATGAAGCAAGGGAAATTGCAAAGGAAAAGAAACTTGAATTAAAGAAAGAACTTAAAGATTGTACAAAGGGTGATATTCTAAATGCTATGTTTGAAGAGTATGGTGAAAAGAAACTTATACAACCTACTTTTGTTTGCGATTATCCAGTAGAAATTTCACCACTTACTAAGAAAAAGAGGGGAAATCCAGCATTCACTGAAAGATTTGAAGGCTTTGTATATGGTAGAGAATTATGCAATGCTTACTCTGAGCTAAATGATCCTATTGTTCAGAAGGACAGATTTGTGCAGCAGGCTAAGGAAAGAGAATTAGGTGATGATGAAGCTTACATGATGGATGATGACTTCATAAATGCTCTTGAAATAGGTATGCCGCCTACAGGTGGAATGGGAATGGGAATGGATAGATTAATAATGCTATTAACAGATTCACCATCTATAAGAGATGTAATATTATTCCCTACAATGAAACCAAGTAATAAAGTTAAGTAACAATACTTGATGGATATTAAATAAATTTTATTATATATGGGATTTGGGTTG is a window of Clostridium pasteurianum DNA encoding:
- the ftsH gene encoding ATP-dependent zinc metalloprotease FtsH, with product MKKFSSATVWIVVFVVVVFTILMLVQGGKATNTIGFDQFQKQYIENNVKSFEMKDDKMTVDGKYKDGSSFETIVPLERLNQFLADHPNNGEIGESYAAPANIPAWVSWMPTIIMILAMVVILVMFMQQTQGGAGGKGVMGFGKSRAKMSSPDDLKQKVTFADVAGADEEKGELEEIVDFLKQPKKYIEMGARIPKGVLLVGPPGTGKTLLAKAVSGEAGVPFFSISGSDFVEMFVGVGASRVRDLFEQAKKNSPCIIFIDEIDAVGRQRGAGLGGGHDEREQTLNQLLVEMDGFGVNEGIIILAATNRPDILDHALLRPGRFDRQILVGAPDVKGREEILKVHSKNKRLDDSIKLDVLAKRTPGFTGADLENLMNEAALLAVRNKKPLIGMEELEEATTRVIAGPEKKSRVISEEDRKITAYHEAGHAVLMELLPNSDPVHQISIVPRGMAGGYTMHLPEKDSSYMSKNKLKDEMVGLLGGRIAEKLVIGDISTGAKNDIDRATSIARKMVMEYGMSEELGTITFGKDQDEVFLGRDLGTNRNFSEEIAAKIDNEVKRLIDEAYDRAETLLKGNMPKLDAVAQALLEKEKLEADEFKEIFENS
- a CDS encoding type III pantothenate kinase — translated: MILVLDVGNTNIVLGIYDDKNLIAEWRLSTDVLRSADEYGIQVMSLFNHDKLDPQMVEGVIISSVVPNAMYSLEHMIRKYFKISPVIVGPGIKTGINIKYDNPREVGADRIVNAVAAHEIYKRSLIIIDFGTATTFCAVRENGDYLGGAICPGIKVSSEALFEKAAKLPRVELIKTKHLICKNTISSMQAGIVYGYIGQVKYIVEKMKSELESMGEKEPLVIATGGLAKLISDETENVNIVNPFLTLEGLRIIYEKNRVKVI
- the greA gene encoding transcription elongation factor GreA, which gives rise to MDQGKKYVITYEGVRKLEEELEYLKTTKRKEIREKIKLALSFGDLSENSEYDEAKNDQAFVEGRIVQIENMLKNANVIDESDLKSGIVGVGSKVTVKDYQFDEEIEFSIVGSAEADPVENKISNESPVGSTLIGKKVGDEIEVNVPDGVDKYKILAIK
- the tilS gene encoding tRNA lysidine(34) synthetase TilS; its protein translation is MIKEVINTIKKNSMIQKKDRIVVAVSGGPDSMCLLHLLYRLREKFDISICAAHVNHCLRGKAADEDEEFVRKFCEKSGIQFYVKRVDVNKIAHEKKISSELAGREARYNFFEEVRKKFKANKIAIAHNANDQAETILMRIIRGTGTEGIKGIRPVRDGYYIRPLIETKRSLIEKYCKDERLMPRIDCTNLQRDYSRNKIRLDLIPYIVKNFNEDVVGSLDRLGELVTIDDNYLEKVAESKYKLYCNECEKKVIITKEAFLNDMAILSRIIRMAVLHLAKSTYNLEKKHIDSIVECQKNETGKKIDLPLNIRAYNDYGNICLKLKCDETHKNQNEYELNIGHENFIPQENLSIMIKLIHDTKDINLKENKYIKYFDADKAGDNIIVRYRANGDKFMPLGMKNNKKLKDIFIDLKIPREERKKIPLICFGGEIAWITGFKISEKFKINKNTKKILEIKIEREE
- a CDS encoding formate--tetrahydrofolate ligase; amino-acid sequence: MKTDIEIAQEAEMKPISKIAEKIGLGEDDIDLYGKYKCKISLDVLKKNASKKDGKLILVTAINPTPAGEGKSTVTVGLGEALCQMKKNAVIALREPSLGPVFGIKGGAAGGGYAQVVPMEDINLHFTGDMHAITSANNLLCAAIDNHIHQGNKLRIDQRRIVFKRVMDMNDRALRSIVVGLGGKVNGFPREDGFMITVASEIMAILCLATNLMDLKERMGKILVAYDLDGNPVYAKDLNVQGAMALLMKDAIKPNLVQTLENTPAIIHGGPFANIAHGCNSILATKMALKLGDYVVTEAGFGADLGAEKFLDIKCRYGKLSPDCVILVATIRALKHHGGAAKEDLNKPSVEVLKKGLSNLGKQIENLKKYGVPVVVAINKFITDSDEEVKCIENYCAEKGVKVALTEVWEKGGKGGIDLANKVLDTLNTEKSNFKYLYDEKLSIKEKMNVISKEIYGADGVEYSTQANKQIKELEKFNLDKLPICVAKTQYSLSDNPALLGAPKNFNINVKEVRVSNGAGFVVVQTGNIMTMPGLPKAPAANKMDIFDDGSIVGLF
- the hpt gene encoding hypoxanthine phosphoribosyltransferase yields the protein MREDIKEVLLDEEKINEKVKELGKKISEDYKGKDLLLVGILKGSVVFMGNLLKYIDIPCSIDFMSVSSYGNNTSTSGVVKVRKDLDSDVKGKDILIVEDIIDSGVTLKYLMGHIKEREPNSVEIITMLNKPERRKVEMDVKYTGFIVPDYFLVGYGLDYAEKYRNLPYVGILKDEIYE
- the lysS gene encoding lysine--tRNA ligase, with amino-acid sequence MSNDEKQLTKAEIKARKLEAKAAAAMNDLLKERRQKLSDLQAKGEDPFDVYKVERTHTSKQIDENYDELEGKDVTIAGRLMSKRVHGKAGFSDVFDRYGKIQLYLKIDDVGEVRLKEFKTFDIGDFVVVTGRVFKTKTGEITIHVKDFKLISKSLKPLPEKFHGLKDPDLKYRERYVDLIINQDVRETFMKRTAIIKAVREFLDNKDYLEVETPVLATIASGASARPFTTHHNALDLDMYLRIATELYLKRLIVGGFEKVYEIGKDFRNEGIDVRHNPEFTMIELYEAYADYNDMMEIVENMVAYACKKVNGTTKITYEGTELDLTPPWRRVTMVDIVKEHSGVDFNDVKTDDEAREIAKEKKLELKKELKDCTKGDILNAMFEEYGEKKLIQPTFVCDYPVEISPLTKKKRGNPAFTERFEGFVYGRELCNAYSELNDPIVQKDRFVQQAKERELGDDEAYMMDDDFINALEIGMPPTGGMGMGMDRLIMLLTDSPSIRDVILFPTMKPSNKVK
- the dusB gene encoding tRNA dihydrouridine synthase DusB; protein product: MKICDFTLNGNVFLAPMAGVTDVVYRKICRNMGADLAYTEMVSAKALYYGSENTEELMTISDEEKYAAVQMFGSEPDIMAKACDIFNKDDKICIIDINMGCPAPKIVKNGDGSALMKSPKLAYDIVKAVKSATFKPVTVKFRKGFDKDNINAVEFAKVLEEAGADIITIHGRTREQMYEGKADWDIIKDVKKAVNIPVVGNGDIFSGEDAVKMLNYTNCDGVMVARGAMGNPWIFREIKDAINSRKIVKPTPEEKINMCIFQYKEEIKYHGEKKAVREMRKNIAWYIKGLKDCTEVKCLVNTENSGDKVINILEEYKRNFV